A single window of Gemmatimonadales bacterium DNA harbors:
- the cmk gene encoding (d)CMP kinase, producing the protein MTVRVIAIDGPAASGKSSTASAVARVIGAHHLDSGALYRGLTAVALDARTDDPTRIVAAADRRGLGLVRDGIEIVPVLDGRPAEPLIRSDAVTAHVSAIAALEPLRDWVNRRLRAVAADGHLLVLDGRDIGTAVFPEAPLKIYLTATPEARADRRLRQRGADPDAQTIRQEADALAARDALDAGRAVAPLRQAADAMLLDTTSLAFEDQVARIVAAARAALGASCT; encoded by the coding sequence ATGACGGTCCGCGTCATTGCCATCGACGGCCCCGCTGCGTCAGGCAAGTCGTCGACCGCATCGGCCGTGGCCCGCGTCATCGGGGCGCATCATCTGGATTCCGGGGCGCTGTATCGGGGACTCACGGCGGTGGCGCTCGACGCCCGAACCGATGACCCGACCCGGATCGTTGCCGCCGCCGACCGGCGTGGCCTGGGGCTGGTCCGGGACGGGATCGAGATCGTGCCCGTACTCGATGGCCGACCGGCCGAACCGCTGATCCGATCCGATGCGGTGACGGCCCATGTCTCCGCGATTGCTGCGCTGGAGCCGCTCCGCGACTGGGTCAATCGCCGGCTTCGCGCCGTGGCCGCCGACGGGCACCTGCTGGTGCTCGACGGCCGCGATATCGGCACCGCCGTGTTTCCCGAGGCGCCGCTCAAAATCTATCTCACCGCCACACCCGAGGCCCGAGCCGATCGGCGCCTTCGGCAGCGGGGCGCCGATCCCGACGCGCAGACGATCCGCCAGGAAGCGGATGCACTCGCGGCTCGGGATGCGCTCGATGCGGGACGAGCCGTCGCGCCCCTCCGGCAGGCGGCGGACGCCATGCTGCTCGATACGACCAGTCTCGCCTTCGAGGACCAGGTCGCCCGGATCGTCGCGGCGGCTCGGGCCGCACTGGGTGCCTCCTGCACCTGA
- the aroA gene encoding 3-phosphoshikimate 1-carboxyvinyltransferase translates to MPSLDLIAVPGDKSITHRALMLAALARGASRISRPLTSLDARSTARVLRQLGAQIGPLRSGGTVLVAGKGRFREPASTLHCGNSGTTARLMLGLLAPHPFASRLTGDASLRRRPMRRLTEPLGAMGAHFEPALADRLPLVVRGGKLEGIRWELPVSSAQLKSALLLAGIVGNLPVSVREPHGKSRDHTERMLRGLGFTVRERGGWVSVEGGGPIEPFEIAVPGDPSSAAFLVGAGLLGRRQLRIGPVGLNPTRTAFLDVLTRMGGAVSAEVSGTELGEPVGTIEVGPGTLTATVVPATEIPALIDEVPLLAVMAARAEGTTRFEEVGELRVKESDRLALMAENLVRLGYRATGEANTLIVEGSDHPPHGRVRTDGDHRIAMAFAVLGTVPGARVVVDDPDCAAVSFPGFSAALAQVRSR, encoded by the coding sequence ATGCCATCCTTGGACCTGATCGCCGTTCCAGGCGACAAGAGCATTACCCACCGAGCCCTGATGCTGGCTGCCCTGGCCCGGGGGGCCAGCCGGATTTCCCGCCCATTGACCTCCCTCGACGCCCGGTCGACGGCCCGGGTGCTCCGCCAACTCGGCGCCCAGATCGGGCCGCTGCGGAGCGGGGGAACCGTGCTGGTTGCCGGCAAGGGCCGCTTTCGTGAGCCGGCGTCAACCCTCCATTGCGGCAACTCCGGCACCACGGCCCGGCTGATGCTCGGCCTGTTGGCGCCGCACCCCTTTGCCAGTCGGTTGACCGGCGACGCGAGCTTGCGCCGCCGTCCGATGCGACGGCTGACCGAACCGCTGGGCGCAATGGGTGCGCACTTCGAGCCCGCGCTAGCCGATCGGCTGCCGCTGGTGGTTCGGGGCGGGAAGCTCGAGGGCATTCGCTGGGAGCTGCCGGTCTCGAGTGCGCAGCTCAAGAGTGCCTTGCTCCTGGCCGGTATCGTCGGCAACCTGCCTGTGTCGGTCCGGGAACCGCATGGCAAATCGCGCGATCACACCGAGCGAATGCTTCGCGGCCTGGGCTTCACGGTCCGGGAACGCGGCGGCTGGGTCAGCGTCGAGGGCGGGGGGCCGATCGAGCCGTTCGAGATTGCGGTGCCCGGCGACCCGAGTTCGGCGGCTTTTCTGGTCGGCGCCGGGCTCCTGGGCAGGCGTCAGTTGCGGATCGGCCCGGTCGGGCTCAACCCGACCCGGACGGCCTTTCTCGACGTGCTGACCCGAATGGGCGGCGCCGTGTCCGCAGAGGTGTCCGGGACCGAGTTGGGCGAACCGGTCGGAACCATCGAGGTCGGGCCTGGGACGCTCACTGCCACCGTGGTTCCGGCGACCGAAATCCCGGCTTTGATCGATGAAGTCCCCCTGCTCGCGGTGATGGCCGCCCGGGCGGAGGGGACCACCCGGTTCGAAGAAGTGGGCGAGCTCCGAGTCAAGGAGAGCGATCGACTGGCCCTCATGGCGGAGAATCTGGTCCGGCTGGGCTACCGGGCAACGGGCGAGGCGAATACCCTGATCGTCGAGGGCAGCGACCACCCGCCGCACGGCCGGGTGCGCACTGACGGCGATCATCGCATTGCCATGGCGTTTGCCGTGCTGGGCACCGTACCGGGGGCGCGCGTCGTCGTCGATGACCCCGACTGCGCAGCGGTCAGCTTTCCCGGGTTCAGCGCCGCGCTTGCGCAGGTGCGGAGCCGCTGA
- a CDS encoding polyphosphate kinase 2 family protein produces MTPRLDAVAPGTAPDLSDEAARAPKGTPRGSEANALLDPLRHRMEDLQHALGAENRRALLVVLQGRDAAGKDGTIKRVFGDLNPAYCRISTFKRPTPLELRHDFLWRVHHQIPPAGVIGVFNRSHYEDVLPVRVHRLAPESLWRARYRHINEFERMLVDHGVTILKFFLHISKQEQRERLEERLNDPTKNWKFDSGDLKERELWDDYTEAYHDMFVETGTAHAPWYLVPADQKATRDLLIAEIVVDALERIDPRYPEADPAVLAYRGKIR; encoded by the coding sequence ATGACCCCACGCCTCGATGCCGTTGCCCCGGGCACCGCGCCGGACCTGTCCGATGAGGCTGCGCGCGCACCGAAAGGCACGCCCAGGGGGAGCGAGGCCAATGCCTTGCTCGACCCCCTCCGCCATCGGATGGAGGACCTGCAGCACGCTCTTGGTGCGGAGAACCGGCGTGCGCTCCTGGTGGTGCTGCAGGGACGCGACGCCGCCGGGAAGGACGGGACGATCAAGCGGGTATTTGGCGATCTCAACCCCGCCTATTGCCGGATCAGCACCTTCAAACGTCCGACGCCGCTGGAACTGCGCCACGACTTCCTCTGGCGCGTGCATCATCAGATCCCGCCTGCCGGGGTGATTGGCGTGTTCAATCGCTCCCACTACGAGGACGTGCTCCCGGTTCGGGTGCATCGGCTGGCGCCCGAGTCGCTCTGGCGGGCCCGTTATCGACACATCAACGAGTTTGAGCGGATGCTGGTCGACCACGGCGTCACCATCCTCAAGTTCTTCCTGCACATCTCGAAGCAGGAGCAACGAGAGCGGCTCGAAGAGCGCCTGAACGACCCGACCAAGAACTGGAAGTTCGATTCGGGCGATCTCAAGGAGCGGGAGCTCTGGGACGACTACACCGAGGCGTACCACGACATGTTTGTCGAGACGGGAACGGCCCACGCTCCGTGGTATCTGGTCCCGGCCGACCAAAAGGCGACGCGGGATCTGCTGATTGCGGAGATCGTGGTGGACGCGCTCGAACGCATCGATCCTCGTTATCCCGAAGCCGATCCTGCCGTGCTTGCCTACCGGGGCAAGATCCGCTGA
- a CDS encoding ABC transporter permease, producing the protein MPIFRLPDDPRRAGGDVQKEIDLHLELKAKELEAAGLETEEARRAARASFGDPGAVAAECREVRSDLIRWRRRREFFGDLRQDLRVAVRGLRRAPGFTLVAILTLALGIGANAAIFAVVRSVLLAPLPYPEADRLVQLWTDERARGRLAPEWLTPPDFLDWRDQNRTFASMAAYIDWSPDLTGTGDPEALGGAQVSWNYFATLGVRPALGRDFRVEDDDAGAEAVIMLSDRVWRNRFGADPGIIGQALTLNGEPWTVVGVLGPDFRAPLPAMPDVWRPLRRLATSGCGRDCIVLRAVGRLRPGVTLEQAHHDLAGIAGELERTYPDTNRDRGVWLIPLRDQLTGASRLALWALAGAVGMVLLIACVNLANLLLVRGAGRARELAIRAALGAGRSRLLRQLLTENVLLAVLGGGLGLALAFALQGGLTSIIPASLRQVRPLRMDYTVVGFTAGVAILAGLLFGLVPALRTAGGSLMRTLRSGRDAGRDDARLRSGLVVVQLALSVILLVGAGLLMRSFVAMQRHDLGIRTDGVVTARVSFPRARYLDPAHAVVAVEDLLGRLRSNQAVRAVEVIDRAPFVAGDQDVSAFPVGEPPPEGNNSLWVRIVSPGLMPTLGMRMVSGRGFEPGDRAGSRPVVIVNEEAARRFWRGKDPVGRTLATSGRPDAEQLTVIGVVADVSSDGPRAPIKPELYIPIGQYPARTFTVIIQPVSTGAAALAALRASLAEVDPLVPIFQPGTLEQAAAGAVALPRTYAVLVGIFAAAALALAALGIYGVMAFSVAQRHREIGVRIALGATPHAIRRMILGQGARLVVVGAIGGAAGAFLASRAIRSMLFGVGPFDLVTVGVVLVVLTFAGFLAAWLPARRATRIDPLTAIQAD; encoded by the coding sequence GTGCCGATCTTCCGATTGCCCGACGATCCGCGGCGAGCGGGCGGGGACGTCCAGAAGGAGATCGACCTCCACCTGGAGCTCAAGGCGAAAGAACTGGAGGCGGCCGGGCTGGAAACGGAAGAAGCGCGTCGCGCCGCGCGGGCCTCGTTCGGCGATCCGGGCGCGGTTGCAGCCGAGTGCCGCGAGGTGCGGAGTGATCTCATCCGGTGGCGTCGGCGGCGGGAGTTCTTCGGCGATCTCCGTCAGGATCTTCGGGTCGCCGTGCGTGGCTTGCGTCGGGCGCCGGGCTTTACCCTGGTCGCCATCCTGACCCTGGCGCTGGGTATCGGCGCCAACGCAGCCATCTTCGCGGTGGTCCGTTCGGTGCTGCTTGCTCCGCTGCCCTATCCGGAGGCCGATCGGCTGGTGCAGCTGTGGACCGATGAGCGGGCTCGCGGCCGGCTGGCGCCCGAATGGCTCACGCCTCCCGATTTCCTGGATTGGCGGGATCAGAACCGGACCTTCGCGTCGATGGCGGCCTACATCGACTGGTCTCCCGACCTGACCGGCACCGGCGATCCGGAAGCGCTCGGTGGGGCTCAGGTTTCCTGGAACTACTTTGCCACGCTCGGAGTTCGGCCGGCCCTCGGTCGTGATTTCCGGGTGGAAGACGACGACGCAGGCGCCGAAGCCGTCATCATGCTCAGCGATCGGGTCTGGCGGAATCGCTTCGGGGCGGATCCGGGTATCATCGGGCAGGCCCTGACCCTGAACGGCGAGCCCTGGACGGTGGTGGGTGTGCTTGGTCCGGACTTCCGGGCGCCATTGCCGGCAATGCCCGACGTCTGGCGGCCGCTCCGACGCCTGGCCACGAGCGGCTGCGGGCGCGACTGCATCGTCTTGCGCGCCGTCGGGCGGCTCCGTCCCGGTGTCACCCTGGAACAGGCGCATCACGATCTTGCCGGGATTGCCGGGGAGCTCGAGCGCACCTACCCGGATACGAACCGGGACCGGGGCGTCTGGCTGATACCCTTGCGGGACCAGCTCACGGGCGCCTCCCGTCTGGCCCTCTGGGCGCTGGCCGGCGCCGTGGGCATGGTGTTGCTCATTGCCTGTGTCAACCTGGCCAACCTGCTGCTGGTGCGCGGAGCCGGTCGGGCCCGTGAGCTCGCCATTCGGGCCGCGCTGGGTGCCGGGCGCAGCCGCTTGCTGCGCCAGCTCCTGACCGAGAATGTTCTGCTCGCGGTCCTGGGCGGCGGGCTCGGGCTCGCGCTCGCCTTTGCGCTCCAGGGCGGCCTGACCTCCATCATTCCCGCCTCGCTCCGCCAGGTGCGACCGTTGCGAATGGATTATACCGTGGTCGGTTTCACGGCGGGCGTCGCGATCCTCGCAGGACTGCTCTTCGGCCTGGTCCCGGCGCTCCGAACCGCGGGCGGTTCCTTGATGAGGACACTCCGATCCGGGCGGGATGCTGGCCGGGACGATGCCCGCTTGCGGAGCGGGTTGGTCGTCGTGCAGCTGGCGCTCTCGGTCATCCTCCTGGTCGGTGCCGGACTCCTGATGCGCAGCTTCGTGGCAATGCAGCGCCACGACCTGGGCATCCGGACCGACGGCGTGGTAACCGCTCGGGTCAGCTTCCCGCGAGCGCGGTACCTCGATCCGGCGCACGCGGTCGTTGCGGTCGAGGATCTGCTCGGCAGGTTGCGGAGCAACCAGGCTGTGCGGGCGGTCGAAGTCATCGATCGGGCTCCGTTCGTGGCCGGCGATCAGGATGTGTCCGCGTTTCCAGTCGGCGAGCCTCCGCCCGAGGGAAACAACAGTCTCTGGGTTCGGATCGTGTCTCCCGGGCTGATGCCCACCTTGGGCATGCGGATGGTGTCGGGCCGAGGGTTCGAGCCGGGTGACCGAGCGGGCAGCAGGCCGGTGGTCATCGTGAACGAGGAGGCCGCCCGCCGATTCTGGCGCGGTAAGGACCCGGTCGGCCGGACGCTGGCGACCAGCGGGAGGCCCGATGCGGAGCAGCTCACCGTCATCGGTGTGGTCGCCGATGTCTCCTCCGACGGGCCGCGGGCACCGATCAAGCCGGAGCTCTATATCCCGATCGGACAGTACCCGGCGCGGACATTTACGGTCATCATCCAGCCTGTCTCGACCGGCGCGGCGGCCCTCGCCGCGCTCCGTGCCTCGCTCGCCGAGGTGGACCCGCTGGTGCCGATTTTCCAGCCGGGGACGCTGGAGCAGGCGGCTGCCGGGGCGGTAGCACTACCCAGGACCTATGCGGTGCTCGTCGGTATCTTCGCCGCGGCGGCCCTCGCGTTGGCCGCGCTCGGGATCTACGGCGTGATGGCGTTTTCGGTCGCCCAGCGCCATCGGGAAATCGGCGTTCGGATCGCCCTCGGCGCCACCCCGCACGCCATCCGTCGGATGATTCTCGGCCAAGGGGCGCGGCTCGTCGTCGTCGGGGCCATCGGTGGCGCCGCGGGTGCCTTCCTGGCCAGCCGAGCCATCCGGTCCATGCTGTTCGGCGTCGGGCCGTTCGACCTCGTTACGGTCGGGGTCGTGCTCGTCGTTCTCACCTTCGCCGGGTTTCTGGCCGCTTGGCTGCCGGCCCGACGGGCCACCCGGATCGATCCTCTCACCGCAATCCAGGCCGATTAG
- a CDS encoding HmuY family protein, with protein MPTSWFVSRLAPRVRGALAALTVSATLAGCEGDTTGPDPVLPSGTVTLDASSATAFVYLDLSSGQAVQVTSPSTSSAWDLAVRRYEVRLNGGVAGPKGLTGVNLANNENATTEQILAFTAENQKAAFDAVGPSNVPPAASFVSERVVANPLGWLTFGQQGPVANATASWKVRRSSNGGHAVFRVIQVTVGGTSQQNAVLNTATVEWRAQAPNGTLGAKQTVVVPVGTGSVALDFGTGAAGAATGCGWDIRFDPASFAIIPNVACGAGTFPLDAAQTFDGITTAADAPEYGAFLAGRSGVVPFSAALADKKGPFLYNLAGDSRLSPTFNIYLVRSGNDVYKIQLTSYYSATGASGHVTLRYAQIQ; from the coding sequence ATGCCAACCTCCTGGTTCGTTTCCCGGCTCGCCCCCCGCGTACGCGGGGCGCTTGCAGCTCTGACCGTCAGCGCCACGCTTGCCGGGTGCGAAGGTGACACCACCGGTCCCGACCCTGTGCTACCGTCCGGCACAGTAACCCTCGACGCCTCATCCGCCACCGCCTTCGTATACCTCGACCTTTCGTCGGGCCAAGCGGTTCAGGTGACGAGTCCGAGCACCTCATCGGCCTGGGACTTGGCGGTGCGCCGCTATGAGGTCCGCCTCAACGGCGGCGTTGCCGGTCCGAAGGGCCTTACCGGCGTCAACCTCGCCAACAACGAAAACGCAACGACAGAACAGATCCTCGCCTTTACGGCGGAGAACCAGAAGGCAGCCTTCGACGCCGTCGGCCCCAGCAACGTTCCGCCAGCTGCGTCATTCGTATCGGAGCGGGTCGTGGCCAATCCACTTGGCTGGCTCACCTTTGGCCAGCAAGGCCCGGTTGCCAACGCAACCGCGTCGTGGAAGGTCAGGCGGAGCAGCAATGGCGGGCACGCGGTCTTCCGGGTCATCCAGGTGACGGTCGGCGGCACCAGCCAGCAGAACGCGGTTCTCAACACGGCCACGGTCGAGTGGCGGGCGCAGGCGCCGAACGGCACCCTGGGTGCCAAGCAGACGGTCGTCGTTCCGGTCGGAACTGGCAGCGTAGCCCTCGATTTCGGAACCGGGGCAGCCGGTGCAGCCACGGGCTGCGGCTGGGACATCCGGTTCGACCCCGCCAGCTTCGCGATCATTCCCAACGTTGCCTGTGGAGCTGGCACCTTCCCGCTCGATGCGGCCCAGACGTTCGATGGCATAACCACGGCGGCCGACGCGCCCGAGTATGGCGCGTTCCTGGCCGGGCGAAGCGGGGTCGTCCCGTTCAGCGCTGCACTGGCGGACAAGAAGGGTCCGTTCCTCTACAACTTGGCGGGCGACAGCCGGCTTTCTCCGACCTTCAACATCTACCTGGTCCGATCCGGCAACGACGTTTACAAAATCCAGCTGACCAGCTACTACAGCGCCACCGGCGCAAGCGGCCACGTAACGTTGCGATACGCCCAGATCCAATGA
- a CDS encoding PadR family transcriptional regulator, whose amino-acid sequence MAGSDLFTGSLDLLILKAVSFGPRHGYAIGRWIRDQTEQEILIQEGALYPALHRLERRGLVEEEWGITDTNREAKFYRLSPAGRTHLKDEMARWNRFSRVMRLALDAARS is encoded by the coding sequence ATGGCCGGTTCCGATCTCTTCACGGGCTCACTCGACCTCCTCATCCTCAAGGCCGTCAGCTTCGGCCCCCGGCACGGATATGCCATCGGGCGATGGATCCGGGATCAAACCGAGCAGGAAATCCTGATTCAGGAAGGCGCCCTTTATCCGGCCCTCCACCGTCTCGAACGGCGCGGGCTGGTGGAGGAGGAGTGGGGTATCACCGATACCAACCGGGAGGCGAAGTTCTACCGGTTGAGCCCCGCCGGAAGGACCCATCTCAAAGACGAAATGGCCCGCTGGAACCGGTTTTCGCGCGTGATGCGATTGGCGCTCGACGCCGCGCGGAGCTGA
- a CDS encoding 30S ribosomal protein S1, whose product MSKPRKSGAAQFSTATGLRVRTDLYDENYSDADYESMLSMYEGTMAQIVEGEIVKSKVLRITDNAVILDVGFKSEGSVPLDEFKERPQEGEEVEVFLEHLEDQEGAVVLSKKKADFMRVWEKIRVAHESDEPVQGALMKKIKGGVVVNVMGVDAFLPGSQIALRRVPNIDELLGQTFEFKIIKLNKRRRNIVVSRRVILENERASKREHLMKELQPQQVRKGVVKNITDFGAFIDLGGVDGLLHITDMSYGRVSHPTELVQIGSEVEVKILDIDWQRERISLGMKQLQPYPWKDIAEKYPVGTRVQGKVVSITNYGAFVELEAGIEGLVHISEMSWTRNVRHPSKIVSIGETIEAVVLKVDETEEKISLGMKQTEQDPWMILPQRYPVGTRIQGKVRNLTSFGAFVEIEPGIDGLIHISDMSWTKRVQHPSEVVKKGDGVDVVVLNIDAENKRISLGLKQAEEDPWLKIGESLPVGSEIRGRIVRMMDKGVVVDLGNDLEGFAPMSQLGFENVQNPADVVTEGQVADVEVIEVDPIHHRIVVVVKTYPEDETGAPPKQEPLPPITDTME is encoded by the coding sequence ATGTCCAAACCCCGCAAATCAGGGGCTGCGCAGTTCTCGACCGCGACGGGCCTTCGCGTCCGCACGGATTTGTACGACGAGAACTATTCGGATGCCGATTACGAAAGCATGCTCTCGATGTACGAGGGCACCATGGCCCAGATCGTCGAGGGCGAGATCGTCAAGTCGAAGGTCCTCCGGATCACCGACAACGCGGTCATTCTCGATGTCGGGTTCAAGTCCGAAGGCTCCGTGCCGCTCGATGAGTTCAAAGAGCGTCCGCAAGAGGGTGAGGAGGTCGAAGTCTTCCTGGAGCACCTGGAAGACCAGGAGGGCGCGGTGGTGCTCTCCAAGAAGAAGGCCGACTTCATGCGGGTCTGGGAAAAGATCCGTGTAGCCCACGAGAGCGACGAGCCGGTGCAGGGCGCCCTGATGAAGAAGATCAAGGGCGGCGTGGTCGTCAACGTGATGGGCGTCGACGCCTTCCTCCCGGGGTCGCAGATCGCGCTCCGCCGGGTCCCGAACATCGACGAGCTGCTGGGGCAGACCTTCGAGTTCAAGATCATCAAGCTCAACAAGCGTCGCCGCAACATCGTGGTGTCACGCCGCGTCATCCTCGAGAACGAGCGGGCCAGCAAGCGCGAGCACCTGATGAAGGAGCTCCAGCCGCAGCAGGTGCGCAAAGGCGTCGTCAAGAACATCACGGACTTTGGTGCCTTCATCGATCTCGGTGGCGTCGACGGCTTGCTGCACATCACCGACATGTCGTATGGCCGGGTCTCGCATCCGACCGAGCTGGTCCAGATCGGTTCCGAGGTCGAGGTCAAGATCCTCGACATCGACTGGCAGCGTGAGCGGATTTCGCTCGGCATGAAGCAGCTCCAGCCGTACCCGTGGAAGGACATCGCCGAGAAGTATCCGGTCGGCACCCGGGTGCAGGGCAAGGTGGTCTCGATCACCAATTACGGCGCCTTCGTCGAGCTCGAGGCGGGCATCGAAGGTCTGGTCCACATCTCCGAGATGAGCTGGACCCGCAACGTCCGGCATCCGTCGAAGATCGTCTCCATCGGTGAGACCATCGAGGCGGTGGTGCTCAAGGTCGACGAGACCGAAGAGAAGATCTCGCTCGGTATGAAGCAGACCGAGCAGGACCCGTGGATGATCCTGCCGCAGCGGTACCCGGTGGGCACTCGGATCCAGGGCAAGGTGCGCAACCTGACCAGCTTTGGCGCCTTCGTCGAGATCGAGCCCGGCATCGATGGCCTGATCCACATCTCCGACATGTCGTGGACCAAGCGGGTGCAGCATCCCTCGGAGGTCGTCAAGAAAGGCGACGGCGTCGACGTGGTGGTGCTCAACATCGATGCAGAGAACAAGCGGATTTCGCTCGGCCTCAAGCAGGCGGAAGAAGATCCCTGGCTCAAGATCGGTGAGAGCCTGCCGGTCGGCTCGGAAATCCGCGGCCGGATCGTGCGGATGATGGACAAGGGTGTTGTCGTCGACCTGGGCAACGACCTCGAGGGTTTTGCCCCGATGTCGCAGCTCGGCTTCGAGAACGTCCAGAACCCCGCCGATGTCGTCACCGAGGGTCAGGTCGCCGATGTCGAAGTGATCGAAGTCGACCCGATTCATCACCGGATCGTGGTGGTGGTCAAGACGTATCCGGAGGACGAGACCGGCGCGCCGCCGAAGCAGGAGCCGTTGCCACCGATTACGGACACGATGGAGTAA
- a CDS encoding type II secretion system protein, with amino-acid sequence MRKDRGGFTLVEMLMVTLIIGMLASLGMLKYIDLRSTARVASLTADFRSVTVAALNYYADHDVWPPEAGAGQTPQGLAQYLPGGLAASFDRTDYVLDYDHVAAGNFPLISVSVSSSDTKLTAKFVNAFSTKYPFYMNGDRLAYLIAGPGGTF; translated from the coding sequence ATGCGGAAGGACCGAGGCGGCTTTACCCTGGTGGAGATGCTGATGGTCACCCTGATCATCGGCATGCTTGCCTCGCTCGGCATGCTCAAGTACATCGACCTTCGGTCGACGGCACGCGTGGCGTCACTCACCGCTGATTTCCGCTCGGTTACCGTTGCGGCGCTCAACTACTACGCCGACCACGATGTCTGGCCGCCGGAGGCGGGGGCCGGCCAGACCCCCCAGGGGCTCGCCCAGTACCTCCCCGGCGGTCTCGCAGCCTCCTTCGACCGCACGGACTACGTCCTGGATTATGACCACGTGGCCGCCGGCAACTTTCCCCTGATTTCCGTGTCGGTTTCCTCCAGCGACACCAAGCTCACGGCCAAGTTCGTCAACGCCTTTTCCACCAAGTACCCGTTCTATATGAACGGCGACCGGCTCGCCTACCTGATTGCGGGGCCGGGCGGCACGTTCTGA
- a CDS encoding TIGR00730 family Rossman fold protein: MTKIEDPSAHRPDDEERFLAAPASRLAEFFRVVRIATEFVRGFRALHFAGPCVTVFGSARFREDHPYYTLGRKVGERIAGLGLTTMTGGGPGIMEAANRGAREAGGRSIGCNIWLPKEQHLNPYVDRFVTFRYFFVRKVMLVKYSYAFVVLPGGFGTLDELFEALTLVQTEKITAFPIVLMGVDYWSPMFDFIRDTLVAQGTIDPSDLQYFRLTDSLDEMVEELERSMAVNAPGWSRSPRPKPILGERT, from the coding sequence ATGACCAAGATCGAAGACCCATCTGCACATCGTCCCGACGACGAGGAACGCTTTCTTGCGGCACCGGCGTCGCGCCTTGCCGAGTTCTTCCGGGTGGTCCGCATCGCCACCGAGTTCGTTCGTGGCTTTCGGGCGCTTCATTTTGCCGGTCCGTGCGTCACCGTGTTTGGATCGGCCAGGTTTCGCGAGGACCACCCGTATTACACACTCGGCCGCAAGGTCGGCGAGCGGATCGCCGGGCTGGGGTTGACGACGATGACCGGCGGCGGGCCCGGCATCATGGAGGCGGCCAATCGCGGGGCGCGGGAGGCCGGCGGCCGATCGATCGGGTGCAACATCTGGCTGCCCAAAGAACAGCACCTCAATCCCTACGTCGATCGGTTCGTGACCTTCCGGTACTTCTTCGTTCGGAAGGTGATGCTGGTCAAGTACAGCTACGCCTTCGTGGTGCTGCCGGGTGGCTTTGGCACGCTCGACGAGTTGTTCGAGGCGCTCACGCTGGTGCAGACGGAGAAGATCACCGCGTTTCCGATTGTCCTGATGGGTGTCGACTACTGGTCACCCATGTTTGACTTCATCCGCGATACGCTCGTTGCGCAAGGCACCATCGATCCGTCGGACTTGCAGTACTTTCGCCTGACCGACTCGCTCGACGAGATGGTCGAGGAGCTCGAACGGTCGATGGCTGTGAATGCGCCCGGATGGTCTCGGTCACCGCGCCCGAAGCCCATCCTGGGCGAGCGTACCTGA